One window from the genome of Xiphophorus hellerii strain 12219 chromosome 16, Xiphophorus_hellerii-4.1, whole genome shotgun sequence encodes:
- the LOC116735423 gene encoding protein TANC2-like isoform X1, producing MFRNSLKMLLGSRSRKLNNDDSSIDSDTSDIRMMKGFTRSLPSSPLLNLRLDKRNAMYSVEGSALDHKEPDEAEELGPPPSVDEAADALRTRLGFLLGEKVTVGESCLPYHSPNDGQGVWTNTSLRSRHHLEVPGEAMEKWELQKATCYMDTDPNIYAKMSPSSSLASSNSSPCTTPQPHTGMEGNNKGKHASLYHASVTSPSSTLESRDSGIIAMLTSYSADSAVEREDGTKCSTDSYNGSSLNIWQQERQPVVASTLSSSVRSTSRTNGSSMYRIEESLYASTYSLNKLHPNRGSSCSRSSGSTHSIALNLIPRPNSVAATSSAHLEDLAFLDDQQRHLASKMSLRMAGENSGNRNQQDPGVDFTPGLNLKPLHFEVPGLLSDWLFMGREWLFQEVDTHLHGNDPTTNRGILITGNMGYGKTAIIARLVALSCHGHHMWPSTTGKQIIPKYGESVLLSTESSGRGGGAGEENGGGSCPGTPEKKRRQQEALWRLAGQVVAFHFCQADNCYTCLVPEFVHNMAAMLITAPQLTAYRKLLQHSPQLQSILSLRSCIQDPSLAFQRGILDPLDALHKERKLQIDVEGLIVLIDGLNEAEFHRPDYGDTLTSFLSQNIQKFPSWLKVISTVRTSQQDIAQCLPFHHISLDGKEENNAIDQDLEDYLMQRIHSSPGIQSNVSLGNGRLDNTALTKMISHLKSLSKGSYLYLKLTLDLIEGGYLVLKSSSFKVVPVNLAEVYLLQLNMRFPTQSSFQRVLPLLNVTVSSLHPLTDQQLFEVVNAGCLSGETFQWGEFTHRLDQLSSFLLQRSDGSRMLNHASFREWLVWREEGQDDKFLCDPRSGHTLLAFWFCRQEGKLSRQQTLQLGHHILKAHIYKGLSKKLGVSSSILQGLWMSYSTGRLCPVLSSLRNLYTPNIKVSRLLIMGGANVDYRTEVLNGAPLLCVHAHLGHKDVVALLLDHRAQVDAQSHDGLTALGFAAAAGHLDIATLLSHHKAKIGHMDSSGRCVLVLAAQHGHLEVLRFLLKSPDWSCTSCCSQKGTSRSQAVQQALIAASNMGHAEMVSYLLDLPEEDEEEEQRPEINTYDCLWGETALTAAAGHGKLAVCRLLLDQGAAAEQGNRHGITPLFSAVRRGHTRVVELLLNYGVEVNSVDQQGRTALMTAASEGHIISAQLLLDHGASLNQIDREGLTALSWACLKGQFTLVRELVERGAATDHADRSSRTPLDLAAFCGDPEVVQYLVDHGALVEHMDCSGMRPLDRAVGCRNTSAVIALLKKGAKIGPATWAMATSKPDILMVLLSKMIQEGDRLYKQGKVREAAQSYQSALHKFPRDELKTFKQLRVCVLLNLSRCRRKMNDFNLAEEFATKALELKSNSYEAFYARARAKRSRRQFHAALEDLMDASRLCPSNREIQRLLSRVKEECRQVSQQQDPPSAYQHQMAVSTNEARCRDFNCLHVQNMESFNREDKEVEKEKDGDFREDEDFLSFHPPHTVYSLDTHCYPGLKSPSSLSPTHMHQCLSNPTHLADLSSPSHSLLPPTSPSQPHVSETPSSPLQHPQRAGSMFESRGQHHLQTVSVLSPADHNQGRQQNNLGSNQKSLLKRSPSKSLGLQNTKAEVVLSSQPSSSDHSDLVLGSSAYSQFTNLPEELAELWEDFYPRPFDVRHGPLVRGGVCSRVTHVLDNVGVSPVCQTQATPVHGRGTAADRMVVNDFSQSRQFSRNQSKAAYYPMEVTEATMGNKSLQDFHYKHQGGVHLPLNAHPTSTFTPPPRSLIHSQSVNVRFSSNIASGLLTNEGQGFRTSASVQHMDLPSESMGDAYGCHDDPFLNSSLQSEICMTGGGTYPGEAGRSSRNTPFMGITDKSVRVHQQYQQQVPSSSASCLSLSRSWAVSSVDTIVTSPSKSSANQRGLAPEALISNAYYNCSNNNAHNSHLHLTQVHLDLCEVAPGNSRWNEDSGHVSSQNPSYLDVKVAQTLPVSQNCSDRSVERIAPTSPVKPKKPFVESNV from the exons ggtgtttggacaaatactTCCCTGAGGTCCAGACACCATTTAGAAGTTCCAGGAGAGGCCATGGAAAAGTGGGAG CTGCAAAAGGCCACCTGTTACATGGACACAGATCCCAACATATATGCG AAGATGTCTCCTTCCTCCAGTCTGGCAAGCAGCAACTCTTCCCCCTGCACCACTCCACAGCCTCACACTGGGATGGAGGGTAACAATAAAGGCAAACATGCCTCCTTGTACCATGCCTCTGTCACCTCCCCCTCCTCCACACTGGAAAGCAGAGACAGTGGAATCATAG CCATGCTGACCAGCTATTCTGCTGATTCTGCTGTAGAGCGGGAGGACGGCACCAAGTGTTCTACTGACAGTTACAACGGCAGCAGCCTCAACATCTGGCAGCAGGAACGCCAGCCAGTGGTGGCGTCCACTTTGTCCTCAAGTGTGAGATCCACAAGTCGCACCAACGGCAGCTCGATGTACAGGATAGAAGAGAGCCTGTATGCCTCTACCTACAGCCTGAACAAGCTCCACCCAAACCGAGGATCCAGCTGTTCACGCTCCTCTGGATCCACCCACTCCATAGCCCTCAACCTCATTCCACGCCCCAATTCAGTCGCTG CCACAAGTTCAGCCCACCTTGAAGACCTAGCCTTTCTGGATGATCAACAGAGACATTTAGCCTCAAAGATGTCCCTCAGAATGGCTGGAGAGAATTCTGGGAATCGTAATCAGCAGGACCCTGGAG TTGATTTTACTCCAGGCCTCAACCTGAAACCACTCCATTTCGAGGTTCCTGGTCTGTTGTCTGATTGGCTGTTCATGGGCAGAGAGTGGCTCTTCCAGGAAGTTGACACCCATCTGCACGGCAATGACCCAACAACTAACAGAGGCATATTAATTACTGGCAACATGGGCTATGGAAAGACTGCTATCATTGCAAGGCTGGTGGCACTCAGCTGTCATGGACACCACATGTGGCCGAGCACCACTGGCAAGCAGATCATACCCAAAT ATGGAGAATCGGTTTTGCTCTCAACTGAGTCTtctggaagaggaggaggggcaGGAGAAGAAAATGGAGGAGGAAGCTGTCCAGGAACTccagagaagaagagaagacaACAGGAGGCATTGTGGAGACTAGCTGGACAG GTAGTGGCCTTTCACTTCTGTCAAGCTGATAACTGTTACACCTGCCTTGTTCCTGAGTTCGTCCACAACATGGCGGCCATGCTGATCACTGCCCCTCAACTGACCGCCTATCGAAAACTGTTGCAGCACTCACCTCAGTTGCAGAGCATCCTCAGTCTGCGCTCCTGCATTCAGGATCCGAGCTTAGCCTTTCAGAGAGGAATACTAGACCCCCTGGATGCACTCCACAAAG AGAGAAAGCTTCAGATTGATGTGGAAGGTCTCATTGTACTGATTGATGGGCTAAACGAGGCTGAGTTCCACCGGCCCGATTACGGAGATACACTGACTTCCTTTCTCtctcaaaacattcaaaaatttCCTTCGTGGTTGAAGGTAATTTCTACTGTCAGGACCAGCCAGCAG gACATTGCTCAATGTCTGCCTTTTCACCATATCTCACTGGACGGAAAGGAGGAAAACAACGCTATAGACCAGGACCTGGAG GATTACTTGATGCAGCGTATCCACAGCAGCCCTGGGATCCAGAGCAATGTGTCGCTGGGCAATGGTCGCCTTGACAACACAGCACTGACCAAGATGATCAGCCACTTGAAGAGCCTAAGCAAAGGCTCTTACCTCTACCTGAAACTGACCCTTGACCTAATTGAAGGAGGTTACCTTGTTCTGAAGAGTTCTAGCTTTAAG GTGGTTCCAGTCAACCTAGCAGAAGTGTACCTGCTACAGCTTAACATGAGGTTTCCCACGCAGTCATCTTTTCAAAGAGTACTGCCTCTGCTTAATGTTACTGTGTCTTCGCTCCACCCACTGACCGATCAGCAG TTGTTTGAGGTGGTGAATGCAGGTTGCCTCAGTGGAGAAACATTCCAGTGGGGGGAGTTTACACATCGCCTAGATCAGCTCTCTTCTTTCCTGCTACAGCGGAGTGACGGCAGCAGGATGCTTAACCATGCCTCCTTCAGGGAGTGGCTAGTGTGGAGGGAGGAGGGGCAGGATGACAAGTTCCTCTGTGACCCAAG AAGTGGACACACCCTGCTGGCCTTCTGGTTCTGCAGACAAGAGGGAAAACTAAGCCGACAGCAGACCCTGCAGCTGGGACATCATATTCTGAAGGCTCACATCTACAAG GGCTTGAGTAAAAAACTTGGGGTTTCCTCCTCCATTCTTCAGGGGCTGTGGATGTCATACAGCACAGGAAGACTTTGCCCCGTTCTTTCATCGCTGCGCAACCTCTATACCCCCAATATCAAG GTGAGCAGGCTCCTGATAATGGGTGGAGCCAATGTGGATTACCGAACTGAAGTCCTTAATGGTGCCCCCTTATTGTGTGTGCATGCTCACCTTGGCCACAAGGATGTCGTAGCACTGCTGCTCGACCACAGAGCCCaa gtggaTGCTCAGTCACATGATGGTTTAACAGCTCTGGgatttgctgctgcagctggtcaCTTGGACATAGCCACCTTGCTGAGTCACCACAAAGCCAAG ATTGGCCACATGGACAGCTCAGGTCGGTGTGTGCTGGTTCTGGCAGCCCAGCACGGTCACCTTGAGGTGCTGCGCTTCCTGCTGAAGAGCCCTGATTGGAGCTGCACTTCCTGTTGTAGCCAGAAGGGGACGAGCAGGAGCCAAGCTGTGCAGCAGGCTCTGATTGCAGCATCAAACATGGGGCATGCAGAA ATGGTGTCATACCTCCTGGATCTTCCAgaagaagatgaggaagaggagcagagacCTGAGATTAACACATATGACTGTCTGTGGGGGGAGACAG CTCTGACAGCTGCAGCAGGACATGGAAAACTTGCTGTGTGTAGACTCCTGTTGGATCAGGGAGCTGCTGCTGAGCAAGGCAACAGGCATGGCATCACTCCACTCTTCAGCGCCGTGAGACGGGGACACACACGG GTGGTGGAGCTGTTGCTGAACTATGGGGTTGAGGTGAACAGTGTGGACCAGCAGGGTCGAACAGCTCTGATGACGGCAGCCTCAGAAGGACACATTATCTCCGCCCAGCTTCTGTTGGATCACG GGGCCTCTCTCAACCAGATCGATAGGGAAGGCTTGACTGCTCTGAGCTGGGCATGCCTCAAAGGCCAGTTCACATTGGTCAGGGAGCTGGTGGAGAGAGGGGCAGCCACCGACCATGCTGATCGCAGCAGTCGAACACCTCTGGACCTGGCTGCCTTTTGTGGAGACCCTGAAGTG gtcCAGTATCTAGTGGATCATGGAGCGTTGGTGGAGCACATGGACTGCAGTGGGATGCGCCCTCTGGACCGAGCAGTTGGCTGCAGGAACACTTCAGCAGTTATTGCTCTTCTCAAGAAGGGAGCTAAGATTG GACCAGCAACCTGGGCCATGGCCACTTCCAAGCCGGACATTTTAATGGTGTTACTCAGTAAAATGATCCAAGAAGGAGACAGACTGTACAAG CAAGGAAAGGTGAGAGAAGCTGCACAGTCCTACCAGTCAGCCCTCCACAAGTTTCCCAGAGACGAGCTAAAGACCTTCAAACAgctcagagtgtgtgtgctgctcAACTTGTCCCGCTGCCGCCGTAAAATGAAT GACTTCAACCTTGCTGAGGAATTTGCTACAAAGGCTCTAGAGCTGAAATCCAACTCCTATGAGGCCTTTTATGCCCGAGCCAGGGCTAAACGAAGCCGCAG ACAGTTCCATGCTGCGTTGGAGGACCTGATGGACGCCAGCCGTCTATGTCCATCCAACAGGGAGATTCAGCGCCTTCTGTCTCGGGTGAAAGAAGAGTGTCGGCAAGTTTCACAGCAACAAGACCCTCCCTCTGCTTATCAACACCAGATGGCAGTGTCCACCAATGAAGCCAGGTGTAGGGATTTCAACTGTCTTCATGTGCAGAACATGGAAAGCTTTAACAGGGAAGATAAGGAagttgagaaagaaaaagatgggGATTTCAGGGAAGACGAAGACTTTTTGTCCTTTCATCCTCCTCACACAGTCTACAGTCTTGACACCCATTGCTACCCTGGACTGAAATCACCATCTTCTCTCTCTCCGACTCACATGCATCAGTGCCTCTCTAATCCCACTCATTTAGCAGACCTCTCTTCCCCCAGTCATTCTTTGCTACCTCCCACTTCCCCCAGCCAACCTCATGTCAGTGAGACTCCTTCATCACCCCTGCAGCATCCACAAAGAGCTGGCTCAATGTTTGAAAGTAGAGGACAACACCACCTTCAAACGGTCTCAGTGCTTAGCCCAGCAGATCATAATCAGGGCAGGCAGCAGAACAACCTTGGTTCCAATCAGAAATCCCTGCTTAAACGCAGCCCTTCCAAAAGCCTGGGGCTCCAGAATACCAAGGCTGAGGTCGTCCTAAGCAGTCAGCCAAGCTCCTCAGACCACTCTGATTTGGTTTTAGGGAGTTCTGCCTACTCCCAGTTTACCAATCTTCCTGAAGAGTTAGCAGAGTTATGGGAAGACTTTTACCCTAGACCGTTTGATGTCAGACATGGCCCACTTGTCCGTGGTGGTGTTTGTTCCAGAGTGACTCATGTTTTGGACAATGTGGGTGTTTCACCTGTTTGCCAGACGCAAGCAACACCTGTGCATGGCAGAGGAACAGCAGCGGACCGAATGGTAGTAAATGATTTTAGCCAGTCTCGACAGTTCAGCCGCAACCAGTCTAAAGCAGCTTACTACCCAATGGAAGTTACAGAGGCAACTATGGGCAATAAGTCACTGCAAGACTTTCACTATAAACACCAGGGTGGAGTTCATCTTCCTCTTAATGCCCACCCAACCTCCACCTTCACTCCTCCTCCCAGGTCTCTTATACACTCCCAGAGTGTGAATGTGCGCTTTTCTTCTAACATTGCAAGTGGGCTGCTAACTAATGAAGGTCAAGGTTTCAGGACCTCAGCCTCTGTCCAGCACATGGATCTACCTTCAGAATCTATGGGAGATGCTTATGGTTGTCATGATGATCCTTTTCTTAATTCCTCTCTGCAGTCAGAGATCTGCATGACTGGAGGAGGGACATATCCTGGAGAGGCAGGACGCTCTTCCAGGAACACACCTTTTATGGGTATAACAGACAAGTCGGTACGGGTGCACCAGCAGtaccagcagcaggttcctTCTAGTTCAGCATCCTGCCTCAGCCTCTCTCGCTCCTGGGCTGTTTCTTCAGTCGACACGATTGTCACGTCACCTAGCAAAAGCAGTGCTAACCAAAGAGGCTTGGCTCCAGAAGCACTAATATCTAATGCCTACTATAATTGTAGCAACAACAACGCTCACAACAGCCACCTCCACCTCACACAGGTCCATTTGGACCTGTGTGAGGTGGCCCCTGGTAACAGCCGATGGAATGAAGATTCGGGGCATGTTTCAAGTCAGAACCCTTCCTATCTTGATGTGAAGGTTGCCCAAACACTGCCGGTTAGCCAAAACTGCTCTGACAGGTCAGTAGAAAGGATTGCACCTACCTCTCCTGTCAAACCAAAAAAACCCTTTGTTGAGTCAAATGTgtaa